The genomic stretch AGTAAGCCGAAACAGTCGAGTGATTGCACGGCGTCCTGATAATCATCCAAAATCGCTATATTCAACAGCTTCATCCTTATACTGAAAACATCATTGCCGATGAATAAGCACGGTGCTTATTCAATAGCTCCGCCAATAACATAGCATCTGGATTCGGATAAAAATCTGGTTGTGGAGCAATTATGATGACTGGGTTTGAAAAAACTCGTCGCGCTCGTCACGGCATTCGTACGATCCCATTTCAAACTCACGACAAATCCAGGGGCGGTTATCATAGATGGTGCACATGAAGGTTTCTCGGTCGATGGCCGCGCACCAACCATCATCCAGGCGTTTCATCGTTTCACCACCCCACTTATCACGGCTGATGAATTCATCAGGCACACCGGTATCGGTAAGGATCATGACTTCCAGACGGCAGCAGCAGGCCTTACAGTTAGAGCACAAAACAGGCGGGTTGGTATCGGTTTTAACGGGAATATTCATAGCACAGGCCTTGGTTCAATTGGCCATCATACCTGTTATCACCTGTGCTGTAACCCGAGATCGCGGGTTATTTTTAACGATCACGACCGTCATTCGATGTCAGCGACCATACAAGAGATTGTCAGATGCGTGCAGGTTGAGAACTGGCGATGCAACGTTTTGAATAATTTTAAATTTACACTAACATAACGACTTGTTCTCACTCACTCGCCACCATAATCAAATAAATAGGATCGTTATGCGCTTAACAAGGATTTTAATCGCCTCAGCTCTGCTGTCTTTCAACACGTTTGCCGCACCGGCACCGGATCAACTTTTTTCAACCATCAATCAACGTCTGAGCTACATGGAAGACGTTGCATTATACAAAGCGAATCACCACAGGCCGATTGAAGATATTGAGCGCGAAGCGGTCGTGATCGACAAAGCGAGTGATTCCGCCCAGCAGCAAGGGCTTAACAAGCAAAGCATTGTGGGATTTTTTTCAAGCTCAGATTTCAGCAGCAAAGGCAATTCAATATCGCTACCGCGCTGATTTGCTCAGCCAGAACACCACGGCTCAACCACGTGATTTAAATCAGGTCATCCGTCCGGAACTTCTCAAACTGGGTAAACAGATTAACAGCGAAATCGCGCATTTTCTGCTGCAAGGCGGGACATTCAGCGCCGATGAACTTCCCCGCTTCAAACAGGCACTCACCGCCCGCTATCTGAGTGACAGTGATAAAGAAATGCTGTTTGCCGCTTTGGCTGAGATCAAACTGCAATAGAACTGCGCCGCGCAAAATGAATATTGAAAAATGGGCACCGTCAGTGCCCGTTTAACTGTTGATGAATCAACATCCCCGTTAAATTACCACAGACGCACACCAAAATATTTCGCCACCAGCCAGAACATAGGCCACCTTTGATTGATAGCAACACGACTGCAGCAGCAACTGCCATGAATAACGCTGTCCATGAACTCACTTCTTTGCGTGTTTGTTCAATAGTTAATGATAAAAACCATATATCTGTCAGTAGGTTAAACAAAAATCATAAATACGCGCAAACCACCGACAAGCCATGATTCACCCGCTGCTCCTTTTCCCCTACAGGAGCCGTATAGTGTAGTGCCACACGTGCCTGCTCAGTACCTGCCAGTTTTGCTATCACCCAGGCAGCCAGATACTCAGAGGCCAGACATCCACCGGCCGTCGCGATATTGCCACGGGCATAAAATGCTTGTTCCAGCACAGTCACACCCGATTCCATCACCCAGGGTTTGGTGGTCAGATCGGTACAGGCCGGAATATCATGGAGAAGACCCAGTACCGACATCAACAAAGTGCCGGAACACTGGCCGCCGATCAGTTGAGTCTCCGGACTAAGCTTAAGACGCGACAATACCTGTTCATCATGCGCAATATCCCGGGTGTAGATGCCACTGCCAAACAACACCACGTCCGCCTGATTGGCAAACTCCAGCGGCTGCTGCGCTTCAATCGTCACTCCGTTCATTGATGTCACTCGTTCACTTGGACTGCAGATCTGCACATTCCAGCCGTGGGGCGTCATCCGGTTAAGAATGCCGGCGGCAATAAAGGAGTCCAGTTCATTAAAACCATCAAACGTGAGTACTGCGATATTCATATTGGCTTCCTTTATATTCTCTGCAGGTAACAATCCGGCTTCTGACGAGCTTTAACACGGCTCCTCGGCTGAAGTGACTTTTTGATGTATTCAAAATAAGCAACTTATCTCGTATTAACAAGCATTAATCCTCGATACACCCGGCGCGTTTATCATTCGCTTTGGGTTGCTTATCTCCCGTTTCATCGCAGGTTAAAAAGACCACTGAGTATATTTAAATCTGGGTCCGAGTTGTTGCTGCAGGTTACCTGCTCAACGCCGGCTGGATACTCCTGTGCGGCTTATTCACGATACAAGCGAGCTTCGCGGCGGAAAAGAAAAACGGCGCCCCGAGGGACGCCGTTTCATCTTGGCCGGCAGTAACAGACGAGATCACAGCGAATTTTCGATAGCACTGCAGCTGGTCACACTGACTGCCGCCCTGAGATGAACAGGGCACACGTGAATGTCGCGATTAACATTCGATCACGTTAACCGCCAGGCCGCCACGTGATGTCTCTTTATATTTGTCCTGCATGTCCATACCGGTATCACGCATGGTTTTGATCACCTTATCCAGAGAAACAAAGTGCTCGCCATCACCACGTAATGCCATTTGGGCTGCGTTGATTGCTTTCATTGCTGCAATCGCATTACGCTCGATACACGGTACCTGAACCAGGCCACCAACCGGGTCGCACGTCAGACCCAGGTTGTGCTCCAGACCAATTTCCGCCGCATTCTCGATTTGGCCCGGCGTTCCGCCCAGTACCGCACACAAACCTGCCGCGGCCATCGCACACGCAGACCCCACCTCACCCTGACAGCCCACTTCCGCACCAGAAATCGACGCGTTTTTCTTACACAAGATGCCAATCGCTGCCGAGGCAAGCAGGAAGTCAACGATGTTGTCATCCGTAACCTCAGGCGTGAATTCGGTATAGTACATCAGCACCGCCGGAATGATCCCCGCCGCGCCGTTGGTCGGCGCAGTCACCATACGCCCGCCCGCGGCATTCTCTTCGTTCACCGCCAATGCATACAAGTTGACCCAGTCCATCGCGTTCAGCGTAGAACTGATCACATTCGGCTTGGTGCAGTACACCAGAGACTCATGCAGTTTTTTGGCGCGGCGTTTAACGTTCAAACCGCCCGGCAGAATACCTTCGGCCTTAAGGCCATTGGCAATACAGGTTTCCATTGCACGCCAGATGCCAATCAGTTTTTCACGGATTTCGCTTTCCGGGCGCCAGCTTTTTTCATTTTCCATCATCAGCTGCGCAATGTTCATATTATGACGTTTGCACAGTTGCAGCAGCTCTTCACCGTTACCGAAATCGTACGGTGCCGATACTTCTGCCGGATGTTCGTTAGTGGCCTGAGCTTCTTTCTCATCCAGAATGAAGCCACCACCAACCGAAAAGTAGGTATTACGGTA from Vibrio ostreae encodes the following:
- a CDS encoding L-serine ammonia-lyase; protein product: MSISVFDLFKIGVGPSSSHTVGPMVAAKRFVDELDESGYLEQTGRIVVKLLGSLSATGVGHGTDSAILVGLMGELPDTVDTSIIPLVTKELKEGGNLWVKRQKSIPFNWKDDMQFLNDTHAYHPNAMEIIALADDGKTLYRNTYFSVGGGFILDEKEAQATNEHPAEVSAPYDFGNGEELLQLCKRHNMNIAQLMMENEKSWRPESEIREKLIGIWRAMETCIANGLKAEGILPGGLNVKRRAKKLHESLVYCTKPNVISSTLNAMDWVNLYALAVNEENAAGGRMVTAPTNGAAGIIPAVLMYYTEFTPEVTDDNIVDFLLASAAIGILCKKNASISGAEVGCQGEVGSACAMAAAGLCAVLGGTPGQIENAAEIGLEHNLGLTCDPVGGLVQVPCIERNAIAAMKAINAAQMALRGDGEHFVSLDKVIKTMRDTGMDMQDKYKETSRGGLAVNVIEC
- a CDS encoding YkgJ family cysteine cluster protein, whose amino-acid sequence is MNIPVKTDTNPPVLCSNCKACCCRLEVMILTDTGVPDEFISRDKWGGETMKRLDDGWCAAIDRETFMCTIYDNRPWICREFEMGSYECRDERDEFFQTQSS
- a CDS encoding chorismate mutase; translation: MRLTRILIASALLSFNTFAAPAPDQLFSTINQRLSYMEDVALYKANHHRPIEDIEREAVVIDKASDSAQQQGLNKQSIVGFFSSSDFSSKGNSISLPR
- a CDS encoding DJ-1/PfpI family protein, whose protein sequence is MNIAVLTFDGFNELDSFIAAGILNRMTPHGWNVQICSPSERVTSMNGVTIEAQQPLEFANQADVVLFGSGIYTRDIAHDEQVLSRLKLSPETQLIGGQCSGTLLMSVLGLLHDIPACTDLTTKPWVMESGVTVLEQAFYARGNIATAGGCLASEYLAAWVIAKLAGTEQARVALHYTAPVGEKEQRVNHGLSVVCAYL
- a CDS encoding chorismate mutase family protein, encoding MWDFFQAQISAAKAIQYRYRADLLSQNTTAQPRDLNQVIRPELLKLGKQINSEIAHFLLQGGTFSADELPRFKQALTARYLSDSDKEMLFAALAEIKLQ